One genomic region from Candidatus Cybelea sp. encodes:
- a CDS encoding VOC family protein, whose translation MSNDITPLLWFNGKAEEAVDFYVASFSDSKLSNVSRYGAEGPGDEGEVMMIEFSLEGRDYLALNGGDGDEQDSGSDIPQGGIALFVTCQTQAEVDRLWERLGEGGEYLPCGWLRDKFGFAWNIVPSGLGELLGNPDREKAGRAMKAMMEMGKLDINELRRAAEEG comes from the coding sequence ATGAGCAACGACATCACGCCCCTGCTTTGGTTCAACGGAAAAGCCGAAGAAGCGGTAGACTTCTACGTGGCGAGCTTTTCCGACTCGAAGCTCAGCAACGTCAGCCGTTACGGCGCCGAGGGGCCGGGCGACGAGGGCGAGGTCATGATGATCGAGTTTTCGCTCGAGGGTCGGGATTATTTGGCGCTCAACGGCGGGGACGGCGACGAACAGGATAGCGGCTCGGATATCCCGCAGGGCGGCATCGCGCTCTTCGTAACCTGCCAAACGCAGGCGGAGGTCGATCGGCTCTGGGAACGGCTCGGCGAGGGCGGAGAGTATCTGCCTTGCGGCTGGCTGCGCGATAAGTTCGGCTTCGCTTGGAACATCGTGCCAAGCGGGCTGGGAGAGCTGCTCGGTAACCCCGACCGCGAGAAGGCCGGGCGTGCGATGAAGGCGATGATGGAGATGGGCAAGCTCGACATCAACGAGCTGCGGCGCGCCGCCGAGGAAGGGTAG
- a CDS encoding alkaline phosphatase family protein, which produces MLFVLVSSGLVLTSACSSSNGSPSLAQQVLPVTAGHHSSGSAGLYIKHVVVIIQENRTFENFFAGYPGANAPMYGYGKDASGKRIKIPLRAVTMENSPNLPHSFVAGLRMWDKGQMDGFSKYGRAGYSYVQRGEIAPYWQMAKQYVLADDMFPTEIGPSYTAHLTLIAGTDNLSPTKAEVDFPSAAPQDCDSKSGTTSSFVDEYRIVHWRLGPFPCFTQFKTMADTLDAASVSWKYYVTKLMNAGIWAPFEAIYDVRYGPDWTKDIGAPPYTVLDDIKNGDLANVVWVTPTKIDSDHPGSAGDRGPSWVGAIVNAIGESKYWNSTAIVVVWDDWGGLYDNAPPPQLDFRGLGIRIPCLIVSPYAKQGYVSHTQYEFGSILKFIEQAFSLPPLGATSDGYTDVRANSILDSFDFHAPPRAFTHIPTKYHIKDYLHEPKSWVDEPVDDE; this is translated from the coding sequence TTGCTATTTGTTCTGGTTTCGTCAGGCCTCGTGCTGACGAGCGCGTGTTCGTCAAGCAACGGCTCGCCGAGCCTCGCGCAGCAGGTTCTTCCAGTTACCGCAGGCCACCACAGTTCCGGTTCGGCCGGCCTCTACATCAAGCACGTCGTCGTCATCATTCAAGAGAACCGGACGTTTGAGAATTTCTTCGCCGGATACCCCGGCGCAAACGCGCCGATGTACGGCTACGGCAAGGACGCGTCGGGGAAGCGCATCAAGATTCCGCTCCGCGCGGTAACGATGGAGAACTCGCCGAACCTGCCGCACTCGTTTGTCGCGGGGCTTCGGATGTGGGACAAGGGCCAGATGGACGGCTTCAGCAAATACGGACGCGCAGGGTACTCGTACGTACAGCGTGGCGAGATCGCACCGTACTGGCAGATGGCGAAGCAGTACGTTCTGGCCGACGACATGTTTCCGACCGAGATCGGACCGAGCTACACCGCGCACCTCACGCTGATCGCCGGGACCGACAACCTCAGTCCGACGAAAGCCGAAGTGGACTTCCCCAGCGCCGCGCCGCAAGATTGCGATTCGAAATCGGGGACGACCAGCTCGTTCGTCGATGAGTATCGGATCGTGCACTGGCGGCTTGGGCCGTTCCCGTGCTTCACGCAGTTCAAGACGATGGCCGATACACTCGATGCGGCCAGCGTCTCGTGGAAGTATTACGTCACCAAACTGATGAACGCCGGAATCTGGGCGCCGTTCGAAGCGATCTACGACGTACGCTACGGCCCGGATTGGACCAAGGATATCGGCGCACCGCCGTACACCGTCCTGGACGACATCAAGAACGGCGACTTGGCGAACGTCGTCTGGGTTACACCGACCAAGATCGACTCGGATCATCCGGGAAGCGCCGGCGACCGAGGGCCGTCGTGGGTCGGTGCGATCGTCAACGCGATCGGGGAGAGCAAGTATTGGAATTCGACGGCGATCGTCGTCGTTTGGGACGACTGGGGCGGCTTGTACGATAACGCGCCGCCGCCGCAGCTGGATTTCCGCGGCTTGGGCATCCGCATTCCCTGTCTCATCGTCTCGCCGTATGCAAAGCAGGGTTACGTTTCGCACACGCAATACGAGTTCGGGAGCATCCTTAAGTTCATCGAGCAGGCCTTCAGCCTGCCGCCGCTTGGGGCGACATCCGACGGCTACACGGACGTGCGCGCCAACAGCATCCTCGACAGCTTCGACTTCCACGCGCCGCCGCGCGCGTTCACTCATATTCCCACGAAATATCACATCAAGGACTATTTGCATGAACCCAAATCCTGGGTCGACGAACCGGTCGACGACGAGTAA